In Spirochaeta thermophila DSM 6578, the following proteins share a genomic window:
- a CDS encoding sugar ABC transporter ATP-binding protein: MSRPVVSLRGIKKSFPGVQALKGVDLEIHPGEVVGLLGENGAGKSTLMKILSGVYAPDEGEILWEGTPVQFQSVLDAQRQGISIIFQEFNLCPNTSVLDNLFLGREVSRGLFLDYRKMREEARGIFSYLDVDIPLDRPVGELSVALQQMVEIAKALLMKVRVLVMDEPTSALTEKEIAKLFQVIRDLKEQGISVIFISHKLEEVLAITDRVVVLRDGERVGETPTREATEESLVRLMVGRELSDFFSHRRKKPQEEVVLEVEGLSGPPYIEDVSFTLRRGEILGVAGLIGAGRTETALLLIGAVRPTAGTIRLNGERVEISSPADAVSRGIVYLSEDRKNKSLILEMSVRENMSISVLDRLSEFLHVINRKKEDELCRQYIDLLQVKTSGPSQRVKNLSGGNQQKVVIARCLAAEPLILILDEPTRGIDVNAKAEVHRIITELADNGVSIMLISSELPEILALSDRVLVMHEGRVRGVLENDGSLSQEDIMNTILRGREEVHDR; this comes from the coding sequence ATGAGCCGTCCGGTCGTCTCCCTTCGTGGGATAAAGAAATCGTTTCCAGGGGTTCAGGCCCTCAAGGGTGTGGATCTCGAGATCCATCCGGGAGAGGTGGTGGGTCTCCTGGGTGAGAACGGTGCGGGCAAGTCCACGCTCATGAAGATTTTGAGCGGTGTGTACGCACCCGACGAGGGGGAGATACTGTGGGAGGGAACGCCCGTCCAGTTCCAGAGCGTGCTCGATGCGCAGCGACAGGGTATCTCCATCATCTTCCAGGAGTTCAACCTCTGCCCCAACACGAGTGTGCTCGACAACCTCTTTCTCGGGAGGGAGGTCTCCAGAGGTCTGTTTCTCGACTACCGGAAGATGAGGGAGGAGGCCCGGGGGATATTCTCCTACCTCGACGTGGACATTCCTCTCGACAGGCCGGTGGGAGAACTCTCGGTGGCCCTCCAGCAGATGGTGGAGATCGCGAAGGCCCTTCTCATGAAGGTGAGGGTGCTCGTCATGGACGAGCCCACCTCGGCCCTCACCGAGAAGGAGATCGCCAAGCTGTTCCAGGTGATAAGGGATCTCAAGGAACAGGGGATCTCGGTGATCTTCATCTCCCACAAGCTGGAGGAGGTGCTCGCCATCACGGATCGGGTCGTGGTGCTCAGGGATGGTGAACGGGTGGGGGAGACGCCCACCCGTGAGGCCACCGAGGAGTCCCTGGTCCGTCTCATGGTCGGGAGGGAACTCTCCGACTTCTTCTCGCACCGGCGGAAGAAGCCGCAGGAAGAGGTGGTGCTCGAGGTGGAGGGACTCTCCGGACCGCCGTACATCGAGGATGTGAGCTTCACCCTGAGGAGAGGGGAGATCCTCGGCGTGGCCGGCCTCATCGGTGCGGGCCGTACCGAGACGGCACTCCTCCTGATCGGGGCCGTTCGTCCTACTGCGGGCACGATCCGGCTCAACGGCGAACGGGTGGAGATCTCTTCGCCTGCCGACGCCGTCTCCCGCGGTATCGTCTATCTTTCGGAGGACAGGAAGAACAAGTCCCTCATCCTCGAGATGTCCGTCCGTGAGAACATGAGTATCAGTGTGCTCGACAGGCTCTCGGAGTTCCTCCACGTGATCAACCGGAAGAAGGAAGACGAGCTGTGCAGGCAGTACATCGATCTTCTCCAGGTCAAGACTTCTGGACCTTCCCAGAGAGTGAAGAACCTCTCGGGCGGGAACCAGCAAAAGGTGGTGATCGCCCGCTGTCTCGCCGCCGAACCCCTCATCCTCATCCTCGACGAGCCCACTCGGGGGATCGACGTGAATGCAAAGGCGGAGGTGCACCGAATCATCACCGAGCTCGCTGACAACGGGGTGTCCATCATGCTCATCTCGTCCGAGCTCCCCGAGATACTCGCCCTCTCCGACAGGGTGCTCGTGATGCATGAAGGGAGGGTGAGAGGCGTCCTGGAGAACGACGGGAGCCTCTCTCAGGAGGACATCATGAACACGATACTCCGAGGAAGGGAGGAAGTACATGACAGGTAG
- a CDS encoding ribulokinase: MTGSNGDLVLGMDFGTDSCRAVLIDLSNGSEVASHVAYYRRWKEGAFCNPRENRFRQHPLDYLEAMEEAVRGAVEKAGAGAGDRVVGIGIDTTGSTPCACDEKGRPLALDPAFAEDPDAMFILWKDHTAAFEAVEITKKAGTWGGTDYTKFIGGVYSAEWFWAKILHVFRTNERIMKEAYTFIEHCDWMPALLTGVEDAAAVKRSRCAMGHKAMWHREWGGYPSDEFLSLLHPELPRIRASLGTETWTSDVKAGELTPEWAKRLGLRPGIAVAVGAYDAHMGAVGAGVKPGVLVKVVGTSTCDITVGPRPDGPEHAVGGICGQVDGSVIPGLIGYEAGQSAFGDVYAWFKRVLLWPLRVYADKGMISRDVLTRIDDSLLVDLEAAAAALELHPEDPVALDWFNGRRTPYANQLLTGAVAGLDLGVDASLFYRILIEGTVFGSKAIVDRFREEGVEIESIVGIGGVARKSPLVMQMMADVLGAPIDVLANDQTVAIGAGLFGAVAAGVFSSVEEAQEVMVPPVERTYVPEKSKADLYAPRYEKYRMLGRFIESEFTTYPEEGRES; this comes from the coding sequence ATGACAGGTAGCAACGGCGATCTCGTCCTGGGGATGGATTTCGGGACCGACTCCTGCCGGGCGGTGCTCATCGACCTCTCGAACGGCAGCGAGGTGGCTTCCCATGTCGCCTACTACCGGCGTTGGAAGGAGGGGGCCTTCTGCAATCCCCGGGAGAACCGGTTCCGTCAACACCCGCTCGACTACCTCGAGGCGATGGAGGAGGCCGTGAGGGGTGCGGTGGAGAAGGCCGGAGCCGGGGCGGGAGACCGGGTGGTGGGAATCGGCATCGACACCACGGGGTCCACCCCCTGCGCGTGCGATGAAAAGGGGAGACCTCTCGCTCTCGATCCGGCCTTTGCAGAGGATCCTGATGCGATGTTCATACTCTGGAAGGATCACACCGCGGCTTTCGAGGCGGTGGAGATCACGAAGAAGGCGGGGACGTGGGGAGGGACGGACTATACGAAGTTCATAGGCGGCGTCTACTCCGCGGAGTGGTTCTGGGCGAAGATCCTCCACGTTTTCCGCACGAACGAGCGGATCATGAAGGAGGCCTACACCTTCATCGAGCACTGCGACTGGATGCCCGCTCTCCTGACCGGTGTGGAGGACGCCGCCGCGGTGAAGCGGAGCCGGTGTGCCATGGGTCACAAGGCCATGTGGCACAGGGAGTGGGGGGGATATCCCTCCGATGAGTTTCTTTCGCTGCTCCACCCTGAGCTTCCCCGGATCAGAGCGTCCCTGGGGACGGAGACATGGACGAGCGATGTGAAGGCGGGCGAGCTCACTCCCGAATGGGCGAAGCGGCTCGGCCTCAGGCCCGGGATCGCGGTGGCTGTGGGTGCCTACGATGCGCATATGGGTGCAGTTGGGGCCGGGGTGAAACCAGGGGTGCTGGTGAAGGTGGTGGGGACGAGTACCTGCGACATCACAGTCGGGCCCCGTCCCGATGGGCCGGAGCACGCCGTGGGGGGGATTTGTGGACAGGTGGACGGGTCGGTGATTCCCGGGCTCATCGGGTACGAGGCGGGACAGAGCGCCTTTGGTGATGTCTACGCCTGGTTCAAGAGGGTGCTCCTCTGGCCTCTCCGGGTATACGCGGATAAAGGCATGATCTCCCGGGATGTCCTCACCAGGATCGATGATTCCCTTCTCGTCGATCTCGAGGCGGCTGCCGCAGCCCTTGAGCTTCATCCCGAGGATCCGGTGGCTCTCGACTGGTTCAACGGACGCAGGACTCCCTACGCCAACCAACTCCTCACCGGTGCGGTGGCCGGTCTGGATCTGGGGGTGGATGCCTCCCTGTTCTACAGGATCCTCATAGAGGGGACGGTGTTCGGTTCGAAGGCCATCGTGGACCGCTTCAGGGAAGAAGGGGTGGAGATCGAGAGCATCGTAGGGATAGGCGGGGTGGCGAGAAAGTCCCCCCTCGTGATGCAGATGATGGCGGATGTGCTCGGAGCGCCGATCGATGTGCTCGCCAACGATCAAACCGTGGCGATCGGGGCGGGGTTGTTCGGCGCAGTGGCTGCGGGCGTCTTCTCCTCGGTGGAGGAGGCGCAGGAGGTGATGGTGCCTCCCGTGGAACGTACCTACGTGCCGGAGAAGAGCAAGGCAGATCTGTATGCCCCGCGATATGAGAAGTACCGGATGCTCGGGCGTTTCATAGAGTCCGAGTTTACCACTTATCCCGAAGAAGGGAGGGAGTCATGA